In Rissa tridactyla isolate bRisTri1 chromosome 22, bRisTri1.patW.cur.20221130, whole genome shotgun sequence, a single genomic region encodes these proteins:
- the C2CD4C gene encoding LOW QUALITY PROTEIN: C2 calcium-dependent domain-containing protein 4C (The sequence of the model RefSeq protein was modified relative to this genomic sequence to represent the inferred CDS: deleted 1 base in 1 codon): protein MWLLERLRGVAENGGSRGAGPEESPRGSRYSNVLTPDKIPDFFIPPKLSAAPAEAEGAEPPTAPALGPSASEQDLAGRKPPRSPRPSSRPRQRAAGRHIIQIESAEDWTAEEGFSTNADPQAQTAMSLPYVPKAQTSYGFATLMESPHTRRKESLFHSEHSSLCPSPATSPSAQRRAKLNGEGRPRAPADLGAALMHPGRYFSGGESDTCSSAESSPFGSPLLSRSVSLLKIFSQESQSKVIKLKHSVARNSSLSTDDSSADTSPSAQRRARSAPAGGQPPAALLPLDLPPGRDREHSLRLSRGGSLRLAAEYDPSNARLRVRLVSAEDLYDALVDLRSINCCVSLCLNPGKLQKQRSTIVKNSRNPVFNEDFFFDGLGPGHARKMSLKLKVVNKGSSLKRDTLLGEKELPLTALLSCL, encoded by the exons ATGTGGCTCCTGGAGCGGCTGCGTGGTGTGGCGGAGAACGGCGGGTCCCGGGGTGCGGGGCCGGAGGAGTCCCCACGGGGGTCCCGCTACAGCAACGTCCTCACCCCCGACAAGATCCCTGACTTCTTCATCCCACCCAAGCTGAGCGCGGCACCCGCCGAGGCTGAGGGTGCCGAGCCCCCCACAGCGCCCGCCCTGGGCCCCTCGGCCTCGGAGCAGGACCTGGCCGGGCGCaagcccccccgcagcccccggccatCCAGCCGACCCCGGCAGCGGGCAGCCGGCCGGCACATCATCCAGATCGAGAGCGCCGAAGACTGGACGGCCGAGGAGGGCTTCAGCACCAACGCAGACCCGCAGGCGCAGACGGCCATGTCACTGCCCTACGTGCCCAAGGCACAGACCTCCTACGGCTTCGCCACGCTGATGGAGAGCCCCCACACGCGGCGCAAAGAGTCGCTCTTCCACAGCGAGCACAGCAGCCTCTGCCCCTCGCCGGCCACCTCGCCCAGCGCCCAGCGCAGAGCCAAGCTCAACGGCGAGGGCAGGCCCCGGGCACCCGCCGACCTGGGCGCAGCCCTCATGCACCCCGGCCGCTACTTCAGCGGCGGCGAGAGCGACACGTGCTCCTCAGCCGAGTCCTCGCCCTTCGGCTCCCCGCTGCTCTCCCGCTCCGTCTCCCTGCTGAAGATCTTCAGCCAGGAGAGCCAGTCCAAGGTCATCAAGCTGAAGCACTCGGTGGCCCGCAACAGCTCCCTCTCCACCGACGACAGCTCAGCCGACACCAGTCCCAGCGCCCAGCGCCGCGCCAGGAGCGCCCCGGCC GGGgggcagccgcccgccgccctgcTGCCCCTGGACCTGCCGCCGGGCCGTGACCGGGAGCACAGCCTGCGTCTCAGCCGGGGCGGGAGCCTGCGCCTGGCCGCCGAGTACGACCCCTCCAACGCCCGGCTGCGCGTGCGGCTCGTCTCCGCCGAGGACCTCTACGACGCCCTCGTCGACCTGCGCAGCATCAACTGCTGCGTCTCGCTGTGCCTCAACCCCGGGAAGCTGCAGAAGCAACGCAGCACCATCGTCAAGAACAGCCGCAACCCCGTCTTCAACGAGGACTTCTTCTTCGATGGGCTGGGCCCCGGCCACGCCAGGAAGATGTCCCTGAAGCTCAAGGTGGTCAACAAGGGCAGCAGCCTTAAGCGGGACACGctgctgggggagaaggagctgCCGCTCACTGCCCTCCTGTCCTGCCTGTAG